The following are from one region of the bacterium genome:
- a CDS encoding TolC family protein, with translation MKKFIFGFGLFLIFHSTVTAQQKLNLSQAVSIALKENMQISVAKNSAEIARNTASAAKAEILPRFSVSGGVNYTDSDAPGVNSGIYTTSSVGANISYTIFDGMGNIYRLKKVLSTGRMGLIEARKNIENTILLVGQAYYQAASSFEGLNIAVEALQISKERFKRAEEKNVYGSGTSIDVLSANVAVNTDSVNVVNSIFLWNQARRNLNELLNREIKLQFTVDTTVTFLKIENLENLLFKAEKENAEYLIAIEQKKQAKYSKISAFSQMLPRFDLTGSVGYSRTGQNNSIGFDNMSKTIRAGLNVSLPVFNGGQMRIAFQNSKLLAENQSILEKLSKRRLERSVINAYEAYKNSRLLLKLETQNLKAAELNFKRTHDLYQLGQVTTTQFREAQLNLIKSKNVLQTSKYSAKINELKLKQITGDIIIDNKISLK, from the coding sequence ATGAAAAAATTTATATTTGGTTTTGGATTGTTTTTAATATTCCATTCTACGGTGACTGCACAACAAAAGCTCAATCTGTCACAGGCAGTTTCAATTGCTTTAAAAGAAAATATGCAGATTTCTGTTGCTAAAAACAGTGCTGAAATTGCCAGGAACACTGCCTCTGCAGCAAAGGCTGAAATACTGCCCCGTTTTTCCGTTTCCGGTGGTGTAAACTATACGGATTCTGATGCACCGGGGGTAAATTCCGGAATTTATACAACAAGCAGTGTAGGTGCAAATATCTCATACACAATTTTTGATGGAATGGGTAATATTTACAGGCTGAAAAAAGTTTTGTCAACAGGCAGAATGGGCCTTATAGAAGCACGAAAAAATATTGAAAATACAATTTTGCTTGTGGGGCAGGCATATTATCAGGCAGCTTCTTCTTTTGAAGGATTAAACATTGCTGTTGAAGCTTTACAGATAAGCAAGGAGCGATTTAAAAGGGCTGAAGAAAAGAATGTATACGGCAGCGGAACCAGCATTGACGTTCTTTCTGCAAATGTTGCAGTTAACACTGACAGCGTAAATGTTGTAAATTCAATATTTTTATGGAATCAGGCAAGAAGAAATCTAAACGAACTATTGAATCGTGAAATAAAACTACAGTTTACTGTTGATACTACAGTTACTTTTTTAAAAATAGAAAATCTGGAAAATCTTCTATTCAAAGCAGAAAAAGAAAATGCTGAATATCTTATTGCTATTGAGCAGAAGAAACAGGCAAAATACAGCAAAATAAGTGCTTTCTCACAAATGCTGCCGCGATTTGATTTAACAGGGTCAGTAGGATACAGCCGGACCGGACAGAATAATTCTATTGGTTTTGATAATATGTCAAAAACAATCAGAGCAGGTCTTAATGTAAGCTTGCCTGTTTTTAACGGCGGGCAGATGAGAATTGCTTTTCAGAATTCTAAATTATTAGCGGAAAATCAATCCATATTGGAAAAACTTTCAAAACGAAGACTGGAGCGCTCCGTAATAAATGCATACGAAGCTTACAAAAATAGTAGGTTACTTTTAAAACTTGAAACCCAGAACTTGAAAGCCGCTGAATTAAATTTTAAAAGAACTCATGACCTCTATCAATTAGGGCAGGTTACTACAACTCAATTTCGTGAAGCACAGCTTAATTTGATAAAATCCAAAAATGTTCTGCAAACAAGTAAATATAGTGCTAAAATTAATGAACTAAAGCTAAAGCAGATTACGGGTGATATTATTATTGATAACAAAATTTCTCTGAAATAA
- a CDS encoding efflux RND transporter permease subunit has product MNGIIQKFIKYPILGNVIIVAIFLFGWVGFSNLKTTFFPLIPSRIIMINASYPGSSPEEIEEAIVLKIEDNLKGVTGIERVTSVSRENSCSITVTVLVDYDINIVMQDVKDAVNQISTFPTGMERITIFRQETRNFAIDFVLAGDVKLLDLKKEARRVERKLLAHDGISKVSLSGFPAEEIEIGVRENDMRAYQLTFDEIKNAVKRGNVKITGGKIKGKKEEFLIRANEKGYHASEIKNLVVRSTKDGTIIRLKDVADVIDRWSENPNRVYQNGKPAVLITVQNTNQEDLFYVARTVKSFIASFNKTHDNIKGYVVRDGSEIIQERVDLLSRNMLIGIVLVIFILSISLNPRLSFWVALGIPVAFAGMVMIGPFYGLTINVMSLMAMILVLGILVDDGIVIAENIYQHHERGEKPVNAAFKGTVEVLPSVIASVLTTVVIFTAFFFLKGGLGDRAGDLAFVVVAALLVSLIEAAFILPAHIAHSRALSEREKTAIEKWVESWMHFVRDRIYSPALKYTLKHPYITLAVPIAALLITMGALKGGVLKTTFFPYIEGRNVNVTLELPAGTPVSVTDSLLAQMEPRIQTLNNVYRKETGDDVDVILSQSRRIGPGTHQGRLSVTLIASGKRKWSAMETGNRIRKVVGRIDKAEKLEFGGRGHWGKPVSIAIASNNLDQLRAATEELKSDMRELEMLKDVVDDDPPGLREVTISLKQKALALGLTTSQVLDQVRSGFFGGEAQRILRGIDEVKIWVRYKEDNRTTLENLDQMRIRLPGGKEYPLGEIADFTIKHGIMTVNHINAQRVVKVEADISNPKESVPAILGQIKKEILPKIQHHYPDIQFLFEGQSRENAKTMKSIGDIVPVMLLIMFLIIVITFRSFLQAILVFILIPFSFIGVLWGHFIQGYIVSMLSWFGAIALAGIIVNDSLVLVSAMNRRLKNGETFTDALMHAGTSRFRPVMLTSLTTIAGLGPLVFLRGHQAQFFSPMAISVAYGLLFGTLLTLLMMPAMLSIVNKLKVLLISTIKRRPVSREEVEPAVKEELFLKEQSN; this is encoded by the coding sequence ATGAACGGCATTATTCAAAAATTTATTAAATATCCAATTCTGGGTAATGTAATTATTGTTGCTATTTTCCTGTTTGGCTGGGTAGGTTTCAGTAATTTAAAAACTACGTTTTTCCCTCTTATTCCCAGCAGAATAATAATGATTAATGCTTCTTATCCCGGATCATCACCTGAAGAGATAGAAGAAGCAATTGTTTTAAAAATTGAAGATAATTTAAAAGGCGTTACTGGTATTGAGCGGGTAACATCAGTATCTCGTGAAAACAGCTGTTCAATAACGGTTACTGTTCTGGTGGATTACGATATTAATATTGTAATGCAGGATGTAAAAGATGCTGTAAATCAGATAAGTACTTTCCCAACAGGAATGGAAAGAATAACTATATTTCGTCAGGAAACACGAAATTTTGCCATTGATTTTGTACTGGCAGGAGATGTCAAACTGCTGGATTTAAAAAAAGAAGCCAGGAGGGTGGAAAGGAAACTGTTAGCCCATGATGGTATATCAAAGGTTTCTCTTTCGGGATTTCCTGCAGAGGAGATTGAGATTGGTGTAAGAGAAAATGATATGCGTGCATACCAGTTGACATTTGATGAAATAAAAAATGCTGTCAAAAGGGGAAATGTAAAAATAACAGGCGGTAAAATCAAAGGTAAAAAAGAGGAATTCCTCATTCGTGCTAATGAAAAGGGTTATCATGCATCAGAAATAAAAAATCTTGTTGTAAGATCGACGAAGGACGGGACTATAATTCGACTGAAAGATGTAGCTGATGTAATTGACAGATGGTCAGAAAATCCAAACCGTGTTTATCAGAACGGAAAACCTGCAGTACTTATCACAGTACAGAATACTAACCAGGAAGATCTATTTTACGTTGCCAGGACAGTTAAATCATTTATTGCTTCATTTAATAAAACTCATGATAATATAAAAGGTTATGTAGTCCGTGACGGAAGTGAAATAATTCAGGAACGAGTTGATCTATTGTCTCGGAATATGCTTATTGGTATTGTACTTGTTATTTTTATCCTTTCGATATCACTGAATCCGCGTTTGTCATTCTGGGTAGCACTTGGTATTCCTGTTGCTTTTGCAGGCATGGTTATGATAGGCCCTTTTTATGGATTAACTATAAACGTAATGTCTCTAATGGCAATGATTCTGGTTCTTGGTATACTTGTTGATGATGGTATTGTTATAGCAGAAAACATCTATCAGCATCATGAAAGAGGAGAAAAGCCTGTTAATGCAGCATTTAAAGGTACTGTGGAGGTTTTACCCTCTGTTATAGCTTCTGTTTTAACTACTGTGGTAATTTTTACTGCATTTTTCTTTCTTAAAGGCGGCTTGGGAGACAGAGCAGGGGATCTTGCGTTCGTTGTTGTTGCAGCCCTTCTTGTATCCCTGATTGAAGCTGCATTTATCCTTCCCGCTCATATTGCACATTCAAGAGCATTGTCTGAAAGAGAAAAAACAGCTATTGAAAAATGGGTAGAATCGTGGATGCATTTTGTAAGGGATAGAATCTATTCTCCGGCTTTAAAATACACTCTTAAACATCCTTACATAACTTTGGCTGTCCCAATAGCTGCACTGCTGATTACTATGGGTGCATTAAAAGGAGGTGTTTTAAAAACTACGTTTTTCCCCTATATTGAAGGCAGAAATGTTAATGTTACACTGGAATTACCTGCTGGTACACCTGTTTCTGTTACTGACAGTCTTCTTGCACAAATGGAGCCAAGAATCCAGACATTAAATAATGTTTACAGGAAAGAAACAGGTGATGATGTAGATGTTATTCTTTCTCAGTCAAGGAGAATAGGTCCGGGAACACATCAGGGCAGATTGTCTGTCACCCTTATTGCAAGTGGAAAACGAAAGTGGTCAGCAATGGAAACAGGCAACCGAATCAGAAAAGTCGTCGGCAGAATTGATAAAGCGGAAAAGTTGGAATTTGGCGGAAGAGGGCACTGGGGTAAACCTGTATCTATTGCCATTGCTTCAAATAATCTGGACCAGCTGAGAGCAGCAACAGAAGAGCTGAAAAGCGATATGAGAGAGCTTGAGATGCTAAAAGATGTTGTAGATGATGACCCGCCCGGGTTAAGAGAAGTAACAATATCTCTCAAGCAAAAGGCACTTGCACTTGGGCTTACAACCTCTCAGGTACTTGATCAGGTTAGGTCAGGATTTTTTGGAGGAGAAGCGCAGCGAATTTTGCGGGGTATTGATGAAGTTAAGATTTGGGTAAGATACAAAGAAGACAACAGAACTACGCTGGAGAATCTGGATCAGATGCGCATACGGTTACCTGGAGGCAAGGAATACCCATTGGGAGAAATAGCAGATTTTACTATAAAACACGGCATAATGACTGTTAATCATATTAATGCTCAAAGAGTAGTTAAAGTTGAAGCTGATATCAGCAATCCAAAAGAATCCGTACCTGCAATTTTGGGTCAAATTAAAAAAGAAATTCTGCCAAAAATTCAACATCATTATCCTGATATTCAATTCTTATTTGAAGGACAAAGCAGGGAAAATGCGAAAACTATGAAATCAATAGGAGATATAGTACCTGTAATGCTGCTTATAATGTTTCTGATAATTGTAATCACATTCAGATCGTTTCTTCAGGCAATTTTAGTGTTTATATTAATCCCCTTTAGTTTTATCGGTGTGCTGTGGGGGCATTTTATTCAGGGGTATATTGTCAGTATGCTGTCCTGGTTTGGAGCTATTGCACTTGCCGGAATTATCGTAAATGACTCATTAGTGTTAGTTAGTGCAATGAACAGGCGATTGAAGAATGGGGAAACATTCACAGATGCTCTCATGCATGCAGGCACTTCAAGGTTCAGGCCGGTTATGTTAACATCATTAACCACAATTGCCGGATTGGGCCCGCTTGTTTTTTTAAGAGGACATCAAGCTCAATTTTTTTCTCCAATGGCTATTTCTGTTGCTTACGGGCTTTTATTTGGCACTTTATTGACACTTCTTATGATGCCAGCCATGTTGTCTATTGTAAACAAACTTAAAGTGCTGTTAATAAGTACAATAAAGAGAAGGCCGGTTTCAAGAGAAGAGGTTGAACCAGCTGTTAAGGAAGAATTATTCCTTAAGGAACAATCAAACTAA
- a CDS encoding HlyD family efflux transporter periplasmic adaptor subunit, producing the protein MKKYKNLLIFVVIILSSIIISNLLSKQKEGIQRKPQTKNKPTIKTLVVKNSQISIPVKLTGPLNAYNKVDVYAEVSGLVINSEKRLKPGNYYKKGEILLKIDDRIYKNNVLSQKSSLLNQMTQLIPDLSIDYPKSADEWKNYLNKFNLDLPLQPLPEPFDNTEKYYIASRNLYTMYYSVRSMEETLAKYTITAPFSGVISDGDINPGTLIRTGQKIATLTSSDRFEMKAFASIKQVSRIKPGQKAVLYSEDIPGNFNAFVSRVNTVIDPSQTVRVYLESTDSKLRDGLYMTAVISTDPIENAAKISKALLDENNSVFIIKNNILEARKIKVVAQKGDFVIVKGIENGEILLDEKTDWARPGFMLQGNNGKNNSLVNQNKKPLDKKQGVGR; encoded by the coding sequence ATGAAGAAATACAAAAATTTGTTAATTTTTGTTGTAATAATCCTAAGTAGTATTATAATAAGCAATTTACTTAGCAAGCAGAAAGAGGGGATACAAAGAAAACCTCAAACAAAAAACAAACCTACAATTAAAACATTGGTTGTTAAAAACAGTCAAATCTCAATTCCTGTTAAATTAACCGGTCCTCTGAATGCTTATAATAAAGTCGATGTTTACGCTGAGGTTTCAGGCCTCGTTATTAATTCAGAAAAAAGGCTGAAACCTGGCAACTATTATAAAAAAGGTGAGATTCTACTGAAAATTGATGACCGGATATATAAAAATAATGTTTTATCTCAAAAAAGCAGCCTGCTTAATCAAATGACACAATTGATACCTGACCTTTCAATCGATTACCCAAAAAGCGCTGACGAATGGAAAAATTATCTTAATAAATTTAATCTGGATTTGCCTTTGCAGCCTCTCCCCGAACCTTTTGATAATACTGAAAAATACTATATTGCGTCAAGAAATCTGTACACGATGTATTATTCAGTTAGATCAATGGAAGAGACTCTGGCAAAATATACAATAACTGCTCCGTTTAGCGGTGTTATAAGTGATGGTGATATCAACCCCGGAACACTAATTAGAACAGGACAAAAAATAGCAACTTTAACATCATCAGACAGATTTGAGATGAAAGCTTTTGCATCTATTAAACAAGTATCGAGAATAAAACCCGGACAAAAAGCAGTTCTTTATTCGGAAGATATTCCGGGGAATTTTAACGCGTTTGTTTCAAGAGTAAACACCGTTATTGACCCTTCCCAGACTGTCAGAGTATATCTTGAGTCAACAGACAGTAAGCTTAGAGACGGTTTATACATGACTGCTGTAATCAGCACTGATCCAATTGAAAATGCAGCGAAAATATCAAAAGCCTTACTTGATGAAAATAATAGTGTGTTCATCATTAAAAATAATATTCTTGAAGCAAGAAAAATAAAAGTTGTTGCACAGAAAGGCGATTTTGTAATAGTAAAGGGCATTGAGAACGGGGAAATTTTATTAGATGAAAAAACCGATTGGGCAAGGCCCGGTTTTATGCTTCAGGGAAATAATGGAAAGAATAATTCACTCGTCAATCAAAATAAGAAACCCCTGGATAAAAAACAGGGGGTTGGCAGATGA
- a CDS encoding HAMP domain-containing histidine kinase: MNKLIKKLHFSLFTKILLVFLFGLFFYSYSLKISQDIFIKKAAFPKMQQMAVTMARYMVEQVGNPPDTLKAKALTDSLFMELRYQGRNFSWKSSTEMPDFTDIKIPDYIKAPRIKAGFDKGLFVILPVKDGKFLIALQNKREGVYHAAEMILIANFVVSIIIILFMFIQIRWLLKPIKNLDAGVRNLAEGHLEFITKTKRRDELGKLITSFGLMVERIKEMIKARDRLLLDVSHELRSPLTRVKISLEMMQDCPEKFEISSDIREIEIMITEILETERLASPHGSLVFKDIKLKTLIESILHDLKISTHKIGVDNIPDTYIKGDEKRLGILLSNLLTNAVKFSDQKPDSVKMIVQQKNSRLKIIIENRGQSIPDEDLPFIFEPFYRVDKSRAKSGGGYGLGLSLAKRITEEHNGNLTIESIKDGTRAVLELPLNEI, from the coding sequence ATGAATAAACTGATTAAAAAACTGCATTTCTCTCTTTTTACAAAAATTTTACTTGTATTCCTTTTTGGACTTTTTTTCTATTCTTATTCCCTTAAAATAAGTCAGGACATTTTTATTAAAAAAGCCGCCTTTCCTAAGATGCAGCAAATGGCTGTTACAATGGCAAGATATATGGTAGAACAAGTTGGCAATCCCCCTGATACTTTAAAAGCAAAAGCATTGACTGATAGCCTTTTTATGGAGCTAAGATATCAAGGAAGAAATTTTTCATGGAAAAGCTCAACTGAAATGCCAGATTTTACAGACATTAAAATCCCTGATTACATAAAAGCGCCCCGCATAAAAGCAGGATTTGATAAAGGATTATTTGTTATACTGCCTGTAAAAGACGGAAAATTTTTAATTGCTCTGCAGAACAAACGTGAGGGAGTATACCATGCAGCAGAAATGATTCTTATTGCAAACTTTGTAGTATCAATTATTATAATTCTTTTCATGTTTATACAAATCAGGTGGCTTCTTAAACCAATAAAAAACCTGGATGCAGGTGTACGTAATTTAGCTGAAGGACATCTTGAGTTTATCACAAAAACAAAAAGGAGAGATGAGCTTGGCAAATTAATCACTTCATTCGGACTAATGGTAGAAAGAATAAAGGAGATGATAAAGGCTCGTGACAGACTGCTTCTTGACGTAAGCCACGAACTAAGATCACCACTTACAAGAGTAAAGATTTCTCTTGAGATGATGCAGGACTGCCCTGAAAAATTTGAAATTTCCTCAGATATTCGTGAAATTGAAATTATGATTACAGAAATTCTTGAGACGGAAAGACTTGCAAGCCCTCACGGTTCCCTTGTTTTTAAGGATATTAAATTAAAAACATTAATTGAATCCATTTTGCATGATTTGAAAATATCCACTCATAAAATAGGTGTTGATAATATTCCGGATACATACATAAAAGGTGACGAAAAAAGACTTGGAATACTTCTATCCAATCTGTTGACAAATGCTGTTAAGTTTTCAGATCAGAAACCTGATTCTGTAAAAATGATTGTTCAGCAAAAAAACTCAAGATTGAAAATAATTATTGAAAATAGGGGGCAGAGCATACCAGATGAGGATTTACCATTTATATTTGAGCCATTTTACAGAGTTGACAAATCACGTGCAAAATCAGGCGGAGGATATGGGCTGGGTTTAAGCCTTGCAAAAAGAATTACTGAAGAACATAATGGTAATCTTACAATTGAAAGCATAAAAGATGGAACAAGGGCTGTACTGGAACTGCCGTTAAATGAAATTTAA
- a CDS encoding response regulator transcription factor, whose product MAKAKILIVDDDLELGSRLVRYLKQFDFDSDSIEHPNKLLSFVKKHKIDLVILDVMLPEMDGFEVLRMLRKQSDLPVIMLTARGDVSDRIVGLELGADDYLPKPFEPRELVARIQTVLRRKHPVDKINEQHINFGELEIDNRSQTVSMNGKDVNLTHIEFRLLKFLCENQYRLLDRNTILNAIKSMEWETFDRSIDVLISRLRNKLGDDPKKPKFIKTLHGSGYMFIGRE is encoded by the coding sequence ATGGCAAAAGCCAAAATATTAATTGTTGATGATGATTTGGAACTGGGTTCCAGGCTTGTTCGGTATCTAAAACAATTTGATTTTGATTCTGACTCAATAGAACATCCGAATAAATTGCTTTCTTTTGTAAAAAAGCATAAGATTGATCTTGTTATTTTAGATGTAATGCTTCCTGAAATGGATGGATTTGAAGTACTTCGTATGCTAAGAAAACAAAGTGACCTTCCTGTTATAATGCTTACAGCAAGAGGGGATGTATCTGACAGGATTGTCGGCCTGGAACTTGGCGCAGATGATTATCTCCCCAAACCTTTTGAGCCCAGAGAACTGGTTGCAAGGATCCAGACAGTTTTAAGAAGGAAACATCCAGTTGATAAGATTAATGAACAACACATAAATTTCGGGGAACTTGAAATTGACAACAGAAGCCAGACGGTCAGCATGAATGGAAAAGATGTAAATTTGACCCATATAGAGTTTAGACTGCTTAAATTTTTATGTGAAAATCAGTACCGCCTATTGGACAGAAATACAATTTTAAATGCTATTAAAAGCATGGAGTGGGAAACATTTGACAGATCCATAGACGTACTTATTAGCAGGCTGCGTAATAAATTAGGTGACGATCCGAAAAAACCCAAGTTTATTAAAACATTACACGGAAGCGGTTATATGTTTATCGGAAGAGAATAA
- a CDS encoding MBL fold metallo-hydrolase: MKTLMILFVLINMVLYAQDRSAFETDTIKTSKSDLKITFIKHATLVFEFNHLVIHVDPVGRYADYSKMPKADIILITHQHGDHFDSDAINKIRQKGTDIICTKLVADKLDKTIVLNNGDETTVKGIPVKAVPAYNIVHRRKNGELFHPKGMGNGYVLKFGDKKVYIAGDTENISEMKLLNGQINIAFLPMNLPYTMSPEMVADAVKLFNPKILYPYHYGKTDVNQIIELLKIKKDCEIRIRQMQ; this comes from the coding sequence ATGAAAACACTAATGATTTTATTTGTGCTTATAAATATGGTATTATATGCTCAGGACAGATCAGCTTTTGAGACCGATACAATAAAAACTTCGAAAAGTGATCTTAAAATAACTTTTATCAAACATGCTACGCTGGTTTTCGAATTCAATCATCTTGTAATTCATGTTGATCCTGTAGGACGTTATGCAGATTATTCAAAAATGCCAAAAGCAGATATTATTTTGATTACTCATCAGCACGGAGACCACTTTGATTCGGATGCAATTAATAAGATTAGACAGAAAGGGACAGATATTATCTGCACAAAACTTGTTGCTGATAAACTCGATAAAACTATTGTCCTGAACAATGGGGACGAGACTACAGTAAAAGGAATTCCTGTTAAAGCTGTACCAGCATACAATATTGTTCACAGGAGAAAGAATGGAGAGCTGTTTCATCCGAAAGGAATGGGTAACGGGTATGTTTTGAAATTTGGTGATAAAAAAGTGTACATTGCAGGTGATACAGAAAACATCTCTGAAATGAAACTGCTTAACGGCCAAATTAACATTGCATTTCTTCCTATGAATCTTCCTTACACTATGTCTCCGGAAATGGTTGCTGATGCCGTCAAACTGTTTAATCCGAAAATACTGTACCCATACCACTACGGAAAAACGGATGTCAATCAAATTATCGAACTATTAAAGATAAAAAAAGACTGCGAAATTCGTATCAGACAGATGCAGTAA